A window of Diabrotica virgifera virgifera chromosome 9, PGI_DIABVI_V3a contains these coding sequences:
- the LOC126890988 gene encoding uncharacterized protein LOC126890988: protein MKSNRATAKGQITKISNWIEDNQNIELDVNVFHSRLDSLHQYFDKYVQNHYGILELISTDELPPTCDSEDDSLIENKFHKSRATLIKCIDKLTPQLTTNKQNLAVTPSPVEANSGVKLPDIQIQIYSGNPQQFAAFYDLYESLIINNSRVKSDVEKFCYLKTLLRGDALKVIESLKVTNENFKIALDLLKKRFGQPTALVNSHFHTLLNIQSMNKCNSQNLRDFVSTCKQQLLSLQNLGYSSEALFESLLVYMLEQKIDFISRRGFEEEIDLDKLPSTNSFFEYLDRRCNLLEKLSNMESNSSKKSPKLNRKVNLHSNVQQCSLPTIRPGSCIYCNDVTHKIYNCQQFRSLPHSNKIDFIKNKKLCFNCLGIQHTVENCPSSRTCSCGRKHHSLIHQNHTGDRNSQYNTPSSSRSNVNSLPHVFDGSPSAPHSQRNVNPLPASQIPPREVHSSSSSSSQPTGNSVSCHSQTRQAHVLLATAKVAVYTRYGERLLVKVLLDNGSQNSFITRSLCKRLGYATYPQQLYISGISDNDTTLSNEMLDIEFLSIHNQNIRFSLSCAVIDKITKKLPQFKINSTSLNIPPHFLTSLTDPDFDTPSGIDILVGGDLYYDLLDNEPNVSL from the exons ATGAAATCTAATCGTGCAACTGCAAAAGGTCAAATTACTAAGATCTCAAATTGGATTGAAGATAATCAAAACATTGAACTTGACGTAAATGTATTTCACTCTCGTTTAGATTCTTTACATCAGTATTTTGATAAATATGTACAAAATCATTATGGTATCTTAGAATTAATTAGTACAGATGAATTACCGCCAACGTGTGACAGTGAAGATGATTCgttaatagaaaataaatttcACAAGAGTCGTGCTACATTAATTAAATGTATAGATAAGCTTACCCCTCAACTCACTACAAACAAACAAAATTTAGCTGTAACCCCTAGCCCCGTTGAAGCAAATTCAGGTGTCAAGTTACCTGATATACAAATCCAAATATATAGCGGGAACCCACAGCAGTTCGCAGCTTTTTATGATTTATATGaaagtttaattataaacaaCTCTAGAGTAAAATCAGATGTTGAAAAGTTCTGTTATTTGAAAACTCTATTACGAGGGGACGCGCTAAAAGTAATTGAATCATTAAAAGTCACTAATGAAAATTTCAAAATCGCTCTTGACCTTTTAAAAAAGAGATTTGGTCAACCTACAGCTCTAGTAAACTCTCATTTTCACACGTTGCTAAATATACAATCTATGAATAAATGTAACTCGCAAAATCTAAGAGACTTCGTTTCTACGTGCAAACAACAGTTGTTATCTCTACAAAATTTAGGTTATTCATCTGAGGCACTGTTTGAATCTCTTTTAGTTTATATGCTCGAGCAAAAAATAGATTTCATTTCAAGAAGAGGTTTTGAGGAAGAAATTGATCTAGATAAATTGCCTTCAACAAAtagtttttttgaatatttagATAGACGTTGTAATCTCTTAGAAAAGTTATCGAATATGGAATCGAACTCTAGTAAGAAATCTCCTAAACTCAATAGAAAAGTAAATTTGCATTCAAATGTACAACAATGTTCTCTCCCCACGATAAGACCTGGCTCATGTATTTACTGCAACGATGTCACTCATAAGATTTATAATTGCCAGCAGTTTCGCTCACTCCCTCACTCAAATAAAATTGacttcattaaaaataaaaagttgtgCTTTAATTGTTTGGGTATTCAACATACGGTTGAAAACTGTCCCTCCTCACGCACATGCTCTTGTGGTAGAAAGCACCACAGTCTGATTCATCAAAATCATACAGGGGACAGAAATTCTCAGTATAATACTCCCTCTTCGTCGAGatctaatgtaaatagtttgccCCATGTATTTGATGGTTCCCCCTCTGCTCCTCACTCACAAAGAAATGTAAACCCTCTTCCAGCTTCTCAGATCCCGCCTAGAGAAGTGCATTCCTCCAGCAGTTCATCTTCGCAACCAACTGGTAACTCGGTTAGTTGTCACTCCCAGACTCGACAAGCTCACGTACTATTGGCCACAGCAAAAGTCGCTGTATACACCAGATATGGCGAAAGATTATTGGTAAAAGTCCTCCTTGATAATGGTAGTCAAAATTCGTTCATCACCCGCTCCCTATGTAAACGTTTAGGATATGCAACATACCCTCAACAGCTGTATATCTCTGGAATTTCAGATAATGACACTACCCTCTCTAATGAAATGTTGGATATAGAATTTCTTTCTATACATAATCAGAATATCAGATTTTCTCTCTCATGTGCGGTTATAGATAAGATAACTAAAAAGTTGCcacaatttaaaataaattcaacCTCTTTAAACATTCCTCCTCATTTTCTCACATCTTTAACAGACCCAGATTTTGACACACCCTCAGGTATAGATATTTTAGTAGGAGGTGATCTCTATTATGATTTGTTGGACAATGAACCGAACGTTAG ttTATAA